The genomic region TTATGAGTGATATTATGCGAAAGGAACATAACCTTTCTGCCTATAACATCGCGACTCCCGGTTCTATAGATCAACAGGCTTTACTGGCGTTAACATTAGTACGTGAGCAGAGTTTAGTGAACAACGGTGTGCTCTTTTTGTTTGAAGGGGAAGACTTCAAGCCGTTCAGCACAGAGGTACATTATCCGCTTAAGCGCTTTTTAAATTACCTGAGCAATAATGAGCTAGGAAGACTTTTGCGAGAGTATCGGGATGGATTTTTAGCAAACAGCGCTGATAGTGCCGGTGTTGTTACATATCCGATTGGCGCGCGTAAGCTGGCATTTTCCAAAGCATATATTGCAGAAACATTGGCTACTGCATATGAGGCAGACCCTAAATTCGAAGAGCTGTTAGCCGCTATGAGTGACAGCGCAGGCTTAGTTAAAGCCGTTGTGTTTGTTCCGACCAAAATGCGTGTGTATGCTTCACTGCTCGGTGGGGATGTTCCAGACATTCCTGATTCACCTAAGCTTGCTGCGTTGCGCGAGATGGAAAAGAAGCATTCATTTAAAGTGTATGACTTGACCCCGCATCTTCAAGCTCGAGCTATAGTAGAATGGGGACAGCGTAAGCAGTTTATTTGGTGGACGGATGATGTCTACTGGAATGAACATGGGGCACAGGTTGCAGCAGAGCTTGTGAAAGATATTCTTGCCGGTGCTATGTAATCTCAGAATATTTTTCTAAAATAGTGAGAGAATATTGCACGATTGATGATGCCGCTTAGCAAAAATGTGTGGCGTTATAAAAATAAATAAACCGCGTTGAGTTGCTGGAAAACAGGAACTAACGCGGTTTTTTACGATTTATAACAAAAAAGCCTGATTTTTGCGCAATTCTATATCGGAAATGATTGACATAAACACCTTATATCTGCATAGAATCAAAGGTATACATTACAAAGGCTTGTCTAGGGGGAGAACCATTTCGCAAGGAGGAAACTCGCATGCTGACTAAAGCTGAGTTTGTCGTCGCTCTTAAAGAAACCCTGCCGGAAGTGTTTGAAACCAAAGTTAGCGCAGAGAAAGCGTATGACGCATTTTGCAAAGTACTGACAAAAGGCGTTGTAAGTGAACAGGGTGTTCGCCTTCCTAATGTTGGTGCATTTTCTGTTTATGATCGTGCTGAACGTACTGGTCGCAATCCACAGACCGGTCAGCCTATGACCATTCCT from Halodesulfovibrio sp. harbors:
- a CDS encoding HU family DNA-binding protein, which gives rise to MLTKAEFVVALKETLPEVFETKVSAEKAYDAFCKVLTKGVVSEQGVRLPNVGAFSVYDRAERTGRNPQTGQPMTIPARKVVKFSPAKALMESVNK